The following coding sequences are from one Streptococcus mitis window:
- a CDS encoding heavy metal translocating P-type ATPase: protein MTEIVKASLENGVQKIRITADKGYHPAHIQLQKGIPAEITFHRATPSNCYKEILFEEEGILEPIGVDEEKVIRFTPQELGQHEFSCGMKMQKGSYTVVEKTRKSLSLLQRFWITSIFTVPLVILMIGMSTGGISHQVMRWGTFLATTPIMLVAGGPYIQSAWASFKKHNANMDTLVALGTLVAYFYSLVALFAGLPVYFESAAFIFFFVLMGAVFEEKMRKNTSQAVEKLLDLQAKTAEVLREDNYVQVPLEQVKVGDLIRVRPGEKIAVDGVVVEGISSIDESMVTGESLPVDKTVGDTVIGSTINNSGTLVFRAEKVGSETVLAQIVDFVKKAQTSRAPIQDLTDKISGIFVPAVVILGIVTFWVWFVLLRDSVVVLGASFVSSLLYGVAVLIIACPCALGLATPTALMVGTGRSAKMGVLLKNGTVLQEIQKVQTIVFDKTGTLTEGKPVVTDIIGNEVEVLGLAASLEEASQHPLAEAVVKRASEAGLEFHTVENFQALHGKGVSGQINGKQVLLGNAKMLDGMNISSTYQEKLEELEKEAKTVVFLAVENEIKGLLALQDIPKENAKLAISQLKKRGLKTVMLTGDNAGVARAIADQIGIEEVIAGVLPEEKAHEIHKLQAAGKVAFVGDGINDAPALSVADVGIAMGAGTDIAIESADLVLTTNNLLGVVRAFDMSKKTFHRILLNLFWAFIYNVAGIPIAAGVFSGVGLALNPELAGLAMAFSSVSVLTSSLLLNFSKID, encoded by the coding sequence ATGACTGAAATTGTAAAAGCAAGTCTTGAAAATGGTGTTCAAAAAATCCGTATCACGGCAGACAAAGGCTACCATCCAGCCCATATCCAGCTTCAAAAAGGAATTCCAGCTGAGATTACCTTTCATCGTGCAACTCCTTCAAACTGTTATAAGGAAATTCTGTTTGAAGAAGAAGGCATCTTAGAACCAATCGGAGTAGATGAGGAGAAAGTCATTCGTTTTACACCTCAAGAATTGGGTCAACATGAATTTTCTTGTGGCATGAAGATGCAAAAGGGGAGTTATACCGTAGTTGAGAAGACCCGAAAATCTCTATCACTTTTACAGCGTTTTTGGATTACTAGTATCTTTACTGTGCCTCTTGTGATTCTCATGATTGGAATGTCGACAGGAGGAATTAGTCACCAAGTCATGCGTTGGGGCACCTTTTTAGCCACAACACCGATTATGCTAGTAGCAGGTGGTCCTTATATCCAAAGTGCTTGGGCTAGTTTTAAAAAGCACAATGCCAACATGGATACCTTGGTTGCTCTGGGAACCCTAGTGGCCTATTTCTATAGCTTAGTTGCCCTCTTCGCTGGCCTCCCCGTTTACTTTGAAAGTGCTGCATTTATCTTCTTCTTCGTTCTTATGGGAGCCGTTTTTGAGGAGAAAATGCGGAAAAATACTTCCCAAGCTGTGGAGAAATTACTTGACTTGCAGGCTAAAACTGCAGAAGTCTTGCGTGAGGATAACTATGTTCAAGTCCCTTTGGAGCAAGTCAAGGTAGGTGACCTGATTCGAGTGCGTCCCGGTGAAAAGATTGCGGTTGATGGTGTCGTAGTAGAAGGTATCTCTAGTATTGATGAGTCTATGGTGACAGGTGAGAGTCTGCCTGTGGACAAGACAGTTGGAGATACCGTCATTGGTTCAACCATCAATAATAGTGGAACACTTGTTTTTAGAGCAGAAAAAGTTGGTTCAGAGACTGTTTTGGCTCAGATTGTGGATTTTGTGAAGAAAGCTCAAACCAGTCGTGCGCCGATTCAGGACTTGACGGATAAAATTTCAGGGATTTTTGTACCAGCAGTTGTCATTTTAGGGATTGTGACCTTTTGGGTTTGGTTCGTCTTGCTCAGGGATAGTGTAGTTGTGCTTGGAGCGAGCTTTGTGTCTTCGCTTCTCTATGGAGTAGCAGTTCTGATTATTGCCTGCCCTTGTGCCTTGGGACTTGCAACACCGACAGCCCTTATGGTGGGGACAGGTCGCAGTGCCAAGATGGGAGTTCTCCTCAAAAATGGAACGGTTCTACAGGAAATCCAGAAAGTCCAAACTATCGTCTTTGATAAGACCGGGACTTTGACGGAAGGGAAACCTGTGGTCACAGATATCATCGGCAACGAAGTAGAAGTGCTTGGATTGGCAGCTTCCTTGGAAGAAGCTTCTCAACACCCACTGGCTGAAGCCGTTGTGAAACGAGCGAGTGAAGCTGGACTTGAGTTTCACACTGTTGAAAATTTCCAAGCCTTGCACGGAAAAGGTGTCTCAGGGCAAATCAATGGGAAACAAGTTTTGCTTGGAAATGCTAAAATGCTGGATGGCATGAACATTTCTAGCACTTATCAAGAAAAACTAGAAGAACTGGAAAAAGAAGCGAAGACAGTTGTGTTCTTGGCTGTTGAGAATGAAATCAAAGGCTTGCTTGCTCTGCAAGATATTCCTAAGGAAAATGCTAAGCTTGCCATCAGTCAGTTGAAAAAACGAGGTCTTAAAACAGTCATGCTGACAGGAGACAATGCTGGTGTGGCGCGTGCCATTGCCGATCAAATCGGAATCGAAGAGGTCATTGCAGGTGTCTTGCCAGAAGAAAAAGCTCATGAAATCCATAAACTACAAGCGGCTGGCAAAGTAGCCTTTGTTGGGGACGGTATCAATGACGCTCCTGCCCTTAGTGTAGCAGATGTGGGGATTGCTATGGGAGCTGGAACGGATATTGCCATCGAGTCAGCAGATTTGGTGTTGACAACTAATAACCTCCTAGGAGTGGTTCGTG